A region from the bacterium genome encodes:
- a CDS encoding LLM class flavin-dependent oxidoreductase, producing the protein MIRIKYGLTLSNRSVLLGMSTVSEMLDLAVEADRAGVWDSVWVGDSIFAKPRLDAMVALGALAARTERVGLGVGCMASMPLRDALLFAYQWLSFDCLSGGRSIFVACQGQREAGGGKFAEEFAAFGIDPGTRSRRMEEAIDILRLVSETEEASYEGTYNRFENVTVLPRPVQQPLPIWVTANPNPAFPTLSERALRRVARMGDGWMTTANTPETLATNLAAIRRYADEEGRPLGERFEACLYYNVHVTGDREQGMEEVASYLKDYYGVDYDRAFLERWVAIGDPERCADLIRGFVDAGATTITLRLVGHDEAGQFRRVTEEVLPALVG; encoded by the coding sequence ATGATCCGGATCAAGTACGGCCTCACGCTGTCGAACCGCAGCGTGCTGCTGGGGATGTCCACCGTCTCCGAGATGCTCGACCTGGCGGTGGAGGCGGATCGGGCCGGGGTGTGGGACTCGGTGTGGGTGGGGGACTCAATATTCGCCAAGCCCCGCCTGGACGCCATGGTGGCGCTCGGGGCCCTGGCGGCGCGCACCGAGCGGGTCGGCCTCGGGGTGGGTTGCATGGCGAGCATGCCGCTTCGCGACGCCCTGCTCTTCGCCTACCAGTGGCTCAGCTTCGACTGCCTGTCCGGTGGCCGGTCCATCTTCGTGGCCTGCCAGGGTCAGCGGGAGGCGGGCGGCGGCAAGTTCGCGGAGGAGTTCGCCGCCTTCGGCATCGATCCGGGAACGAGGAGCCGGCGGATGGAGGAGGCGATCGATATCCTGCGCCTCGTCTCCGAGACGGAGGAGGCCTCCTACGAGGGGACCTACAACCGGTTCGAGAACGTGACGGTGCTGCCCAGGCCGGTCCAGCAGCCCCTGCCGATATGGGTGACGGCCAATCCCAACCCGGCGTTCCCCACGCTGTCGGAGCGGGCCCTGCGGCGGGTGGCCCGGATGGGCGACGGCTGGATGACCACCGCCAACACCCCGGAGACCCTCGCCACCAACCTGGCGGCCATCCGGCGGTACGCGGACGAGGAGGGCCGTCCCCTCGGCGAGCGCTTCGAGGCCTGCCTGTACTACAACGTCCACGTTACGGGGGACCGGGAACAAGGTATGGAGGAGGTGGCCTCCTACCTCAAGGACTACTACGGCGTGGACTACGACCGCGCCTTCCTGGAACGGTGGGTGGCGATAGGCGATCCCGAGCGGTGCGCCGACCTGATCCGGGGGTTCGTGGACGCCGGGGCGACCACCATCACCCTACGGCTGGTGGGCCACGACGAGGCAGGCCAGTTCCGGAGGGTCACCGAAGAGGTGCTGCCGGCGCTGGTGGGGTGA
- a CDS encoding VOC family protein: protein MIERFDHAVIGVPALEPAMGAFRRLGFEVAVGGRHPSLGTRNAIVRFGLDYLELLTVEDPAVARARGPFGRELLSFLDQGSGLVGFVLAGTGLEGEVEGLRELGIGAEGPFEMDRIHPKGGRLEWRLVLPGGSPWRKPWPYLIDWITGEDELLAWDPPGDHANRVGGVAGMDLVVGDLDEAARLYEQALGLRADDSGHRRPGATSRHYRLGSFRLALHQPDGPGSGAAELEQRGPGPYRLVLASSDLDSTAGALTRAGVTFSRSPAGLDIDPSEAVGACIRIVPT from the coding sequence GTGATCGAACGCTTCGACCACGCCGTGATCGGCGTTCCCGCCCTCGAGCCGGCCATGGGCGCCTTCCGGCGGCTCGGTTTCGAGGTGGCGGTGGGGGGCCGCCATCCTTCCCTGGGCACCCGTAACGCCATCGTCCGGTTCGGTCTCGACTACCTGGAGCTGCTGACCGTGGAGGACCCGGCCGTGGCGAGGGCCCGGGGACCGTTCGGGAGGGAGTTGCTGTCGTTCCTCGACCAGGGCTCGGGGCTGGTCGGCTTCGTGCTGGCCGGGACCGGCCTCGAGGGCGAGGTCGAGGGCCTGCGGGAGCTGGGCATCGGGGCCGAGGGTCCGTTCGAGATGGACCGGATCCACCCGAAGGGTGGTCGGTTGGAGTGGAGGCTGGTCCTTCCGGGGGGATCCCCCTGGCGCAAGCCGTGGCCCTACCTGATCGACTGGATCACCGGCGAGGACGAGTTACTGGCCTGGGACCCGCCCGGTGACCATGCCAACCGGGTCGGCGGCGTGGCCGGGATGGACCTGGTGGTCGGGGACCTGGATGAGGCCGCCCGGCTCTACGAACAGGCTCTGGGACTCCGGGCCGACGACAGCGGGCATCGGCGGCCGGGAGCGACCAGCCGCCATTACCGGCTCGGTTCCTTCCGGCTGGCGCTCCACCAGCCCGATGGGCCCGGCTCCGGTGCCGCCGAACTCGAACAGCGAGGACCGGGTCCCTACCGCCTGGTGCTGGCGTCGAGCGACCTGGACTCCACCGCCGGGGCGCTGACCCGCGCCGGGGTCACGTTCAGCCGGTCTCCTGCCGGTCTCGACATCGACCCCTCCGAGGCGGTGGGGGCGTGCATACGGATCGTTCCCACATAG